The following nucleotide sequence is from Pedobacter sp. PACM 27299.
TCGGCGAACTGCATTTCTACCACTGCTTTATAGCCATTGATAGAAAGGCCTAATGCGGTGCCTACAATTGCAGATTCACAGATGGGCGTATTTCGTACCCTTGACTTGCCAAAAAGACCAACAAAGCCTTCTGTAATCTTAAAAGCACCACCATATTCGGCAATATCCTGACCCATCAATACCAGATTTTCGTGTTTAGACATTCCGATTTTCAGCGCATCAGCAATGGCATCCAGGTAACGCATTTCTGAAGAAGGGAGCGCTGTTAGGGGGATCACAGGTTCAAAAGCATAGGGAGCGTACATATCTTCAAGTTCAGCCTGGGCATCTGCCACTGGTTCTTCCTCCTGGAATGCGGCTTCTATTTCATACTCAATACCAGCTTTAAAATCTGCTTTAATCTCTGTTATAAGCGAGGCAGTCAGCACATTTTCTGCTAATAAATAGCGTTCAAAGTTTGCTACCGGATCTTTCTGCGCCCAGGCATCCATCAGTTCCTGCGGAACGTATTTAGTGCCTGAGGCTTCTTCATGCCCCCTCATTCTGAAAGTTAAACACTCTACCAATACAGGTTTAGGATCTTTACGAATTTTTGAGGCAATACCGGCCAGCGTATCATAGACTTCCAATACATTATTGCCATCGATTTGAAAACCTTCAATACCATAACCTGCTGCCCGATCTACCAGATTTTTACATTTGTATTGTTCGCTGGTAGGGGTAGAGAGACCGTATCCATTGTTCTCAATCAGGAAGATCACTGGAAGATTCCATACAGCAGCTACGTTGATGGCTTCGTGGAAATCACCTTCACTGGTAGCACCTTCGCCGGTAAATACCAGCGTTGCTTTTTCCTGACCGGAGATCAGGTCTGCGAGGGCGATGCCATCTGCAACGGCCATTTGAGGTCCCAAATGGGAGATCATGCCGATAATTTTATAGTCTTGACTGCCAAAATGGAAGGAGCGGTCCCGACCTTTGGTAAAGCCGTTCAGTTTTCCCTGCCATTGTGCCATCAACTTCTTCAAAGGAATGTTACGTGCGGTAAATACACCGAGGTTTCTATGCATAGGGAGGATATACTCCGATTCCTCCATAGCCAGTGTACTGCCAATGGCAATGGCTTCCTGACCGATGCCGGAGAACCATTTGCCAATTCTGCCTTGACGTAATAGGATAAGCATTTTTTCCTCTACCATTCTTGGGTAGAGCAATTGCGTATATAAATTTAGTAATACCGCATCGTTCTTATCTTTTCTGTCGAACTGCATATTTTAAGGGTTTTTGTTTGCTTTCTTTTTCTCTTCGTAAAGCTTCGCAAAAGACTTCGGCGCAACTTCCGGCATGCTTCGGTATTTGCCCCAGGTCTTTTTGAAGAAAAACTTGAGGAAGAAGTTTTTCATTTTCCCTCCTAACATATCCATTCTAGACCGTTTTTGCATGGTAGTCGTGAAAGCGTTCCATCCGATCTCCTCTACTTTAGTATTTTGGTTATCGGCTACTGCATCTCTTCTATTCAGCAATAACATTTTATGAACGTCAATCTTTACCGGGCAAACCTCTGTACATTTACCGCATAAACTAGAGGCATTACTGAGGTGTTTGAACTCCTTCATCCCCTGTAAATGCGGGGTGATAATAGAGCCAATCGGTCCGCTGTAAGTAGTGTTATAGGTATGTCCGCCAATATTTTTATATACCGGACAAGCGTTTAAACAAGCGCCGCAGCGGATGCAGTATAAGGCCTGACGCTGTTCTTTTTGTGCCAGTAGATTGGTTCTGCCATTGTCTAGCAATACCACATACATCTCCTCCGGACCATCAGTTTCATGTGCCTGTCTGGGGCCGCTCAATATCGTATTGTAAACGGTCAGGTTTTGTCCGGTTCCATGACTAGAAAGCAATGGCCAGAACAAATCCAGGTCAGCCATAGAAGGAATGACCTTTTCTATGCCAACAATAGCAATATGGATTTTAGGAAAAGTAGTACATAACCGCGCATTTCCTTCATTTTCTGTCAGGGCGATGCTGCCGGTATCGGCAATTAAGAAGTTCCCTCCGGAAATGCCAATGTCTGCTCTCAGGTATTTTTCCCTCAGTAATTCTCTGGCCTTTTGGGTCAGTTGCTGAGGTGTCGCATCTAGTGGTGTCCCAAATTTATCATGGAACAGCTTTGCAATTTCCTCTTTACTGAGGTGCATGGCAGGGGTAACAATATGGTATGGAGCCTGGCCCAATAGCTGAACAATATATTCACCAAGGTCGCTCTCTAAGGATTCAATGTTGTTTTTCTCCAGGAAATCATTGAGGTGGATTTCTTCAGTGGTCATTGATTTAGACTTGATGACCGTTTTACCACCACTCTTCTGGATGATGTTTAAGATCTCTCTCTGTGCCTCTTCTACATCATTCGCCCAGATTACTTTCCCGCCTCTACGTTGAAAATTGGTTTCAAATTCAGGGAGAAACTTATCCAGGTTCTCCATCACCCTCCATTTAATCACATGCGCTTTCTTTTTCGAGTTTTCTAAATTCTCGAACCTCGACACCCCCCGTTCTACCGCAACATTATACTTGCCAATATTATGATTAATTGTCTTGCGATGCCCTAAATCAAAGGCTTTTTCATCGGCCTTAACCAAAAATTCATCAGATATCTTCATCATCATCAAATATAAAAATAATTAGGCTTGAAATGGATTCCTGCCCTGAAATTACAATATAAGGAAAGGAAGAGGAGTATCGACGAAATATTTTCGTCGATTGGTCGAGAAGTTCGGGCATTTCGTCGAGAGGTACACTGCTATGGTCTAAAGCGCCGAAAATCGCTGAAACGTTTCTGATTTGGCTACGTCTTATCTACAAAACAACTTAAAAAATTAAAAACTTAAAAAATAAAAGATATGAAAACTGCCATCAAAACTCTAATCGCAACTTCTTTAACAGCTATCGTTTTAACTTCTTCAGCGTTCACAACATTCGCAAAAGAAAAAGCACCGATGGGCACTACTACTGCTGTAAAATTTAATAAAATCGTAGTAACTGGAAACGCAAATGTGGTATTAGTACAAGGAAATAGAGAAGACATCAATAGTTATGATGCCAACTCAGAAGAAGGTACAAGTGTAGTACAAAAAGGATACACTTTATACATCAACTCTACTGACAACAGCACGATCTATGTAAATGTAAAAGACCTGCAAAGAATTGATGCATCAAATACTGCTACCGTTAGAACTCGTGGTAATTTCGACCTTGCTGTTCTTCAGATCTTCTTAAAAGATGATGCTAAAGCCAATGTAAATGCGAAAGTAGGCAGTCTTTATACAGACATCAGTGGTTATTCTGACTTGAAATTGAGTGGTTCTTCAAAAGAACATGCACTGGTAAAAAACGATGTTTCTAAATTGAACCTGAATGACTTTGTGATTGCTAAACTTTAATTAGCAGGCCATCATTCAATTCAACAGGTCAAATAAAAGATCGGAGTGATGATCAACAGCACAAACTTCAAAGCTATTGATCAGTACAAATGCTAAGATCTCAAAATTAACAGGCCAGCTGGATAAAGTATCCAGCTTTAAAGCCCGGGAGCCCGGGTAAAGATATAGCCCAACACATAGGAACCAAACGAGAACCGCTCTAAACCAGGGCGGTTTTTTTGTGCAAAAAAATACCCCTTAACTTATGTTTAAGGGGTATCATTTTGAATTCAGAACTGAGCTTTTAAAGCTCACTTATATATACCAGCATTTAGTTTTTTCTGGTGCCGTCTTCGTTCTTATCAACTTTCGGTCGATTGGCACGATTGGCAAGTTCCCAGGCCGTAAAGTAAACCAACCTTGCTCTTTTAGCCAGCATTGGGAAATCAATCTTGCTGATCTCATCACCTGGCTGGTGGTAATCCTCATGAACTCCATTGAAGTAGAAAATTACAGGGATACCATGTTTCGCAAAGTTATAATGATCTGAGCGGTAATAGTAGCGATTTGGGTCGGTTCTATTGTTGTAACGCTCATCCAATTGAATATTTACGTAATCTTTATTTGCTTTTTTGCCGATCTGGTCTAGCTCTGTGCTCAACATATCAGAACCGATGATATAAACGAA
It contains:
- a CDS encoding LutB/LldF family L-lactate oxidation iron-sulfur protein, whose translation is MMKISDEFLVKADEKAFDLGHRKTINHNIGKYNVAVERGVSRFENLENSKKKAHVIKWRVMENLDKFLPEFETNFQRRGGKVIWANDVEEAQREILNIIQKSGGKTVIKSKSMTTEEIHLNDFLEKNNIESLESDLGEYIVQLLGQAPYHIVTPAMHLSKEEIAKLFHDKFGTPLDATPQQLTQKARELLREKYLRADIGISGGNFLIADTGSIALTENEGNARLCTTFPKIHIAIVGIEKVIPSMADLDLFWPLLSSHGTGQNLTVYNTILSGPRQAHETDGPEEMYVVLLDNGRTNLLAQKEQRQALYCIRCGACLNACPVYKNIGGHTYNTTYSGPIGSIITPHLQGMKEFKHLSNASSLCGKCTEVCPVKIDVHKMLLLNRRDAVADNQNTKVEEIGWNAFTTTMQKRSRMDMLGGKMKNFFLKFFFKKTWGKYRSMPEVAPKSFAKLYEEKKKANKNP
- a CDS encoding GIN domain-containing protein; protein product: MKTAIKTLIATSLTAIVLTSSAFTTFAKEKAPMGTTTAVKFNKIVVTGNANVVLVQGNREDINSYDANSEEGTSVVQKGYTLYINSTDNSTIYVNVKDLQRIDASNTATVRTRGNFDLAVLQIFLKDDAKANVNAKVGSLYTDISGYSDLKLSGSSKEHALVKNDVSKLNLNDFVIAKL
- a CDS encoding alpha-ketoacid dehydrogenase subunit alpha/beta produces the protein MQFDRKDKNDAVLLNLYTQLLYPRMVEEKMLILLRQGRIGKWFSGIGQEAIAIGSTLAMEESEYILPMHRNLGVFTARNIPLKKLMAQWQGKLNGFTKGRDRSFHFGSQDYKIIGMISHLGPQMAVADGIALADLISGQEKATLVFTGEGATSEGDFHEAINVAAVWNLPVIFLIENNGYGLSTPTSEQYKCKNLVDRAAGYGIEGFQIDGNNVLEVYDTLAGIASKIRKDPKPVLVECLTFRMRGHEEASGTKYVPQELMDAWAQKDPVANFERYLLAENVLTASLITEIKADFKAGIEYEIEAAFQEEEPVADAQAELEDMYAPYAFEPVIPLTALPSSEMRYLDAIADALKIGMSKHENLVLMGQDIAEYGGAFKITEGFVGLFGKSRVRNTPICESAIVGTALGLSINGYKAVVEMQFADFVTCGFNQIVNNLAKTHYRWGEKADVVIRMPTGAGTGAGPFHSQSNEAWFTKTPGLKIVYPAFPADAKGLLLAAIDDPNPVLFFEHKYLYRSLTGAVPQGEYNLEIGKANVLQEGTQLSIITYGLGVHWALSYIAEHPDLSITLVDLRSLQPWDKTAVSAAVKQTGRVLILHEDTLSTGFGAELAAWIGEHCFSDLDAPVMRCASADTAIPMSKVLEEDFLAKSRLSGMVDQLLAY